TGAAATTCAGTATGGCAGTGGATCCATTTCTGGTTTCTTCAGTATTGATGCTGTCGAAGTTGGTAACCTGGTTGTGAAAGATCAGGTAATGTTGTGCCTTGGAACTTATTTGCATGTTATTACATGGTGTGATGACTCTGTTCTCACTcctgtttttgaattttaaggaATTTATCGAGGCAACTAAGGAGCCTAGCATCACATTTTTGGTGGGCAAGTTTGATGGTATTTTGGGACTTGGGTTCAAAGAAATTGCAGTAGGAGGTGCTGTTCCAGTCTGGTACTTGTCTTATCTCTTAGTTCTCACTGATCATCTAAACCTTTTTTATGGTTTGTGTTTTAGTTGACATATTGCATTTTGAACAGGGACAACATGATTAAACAGGGTCTCATCAAGGAACCGGTATTTTCTTTTTGGCTTAACCGCAATGCGGATGATGAAGAAGGGGGAGAAATTGTATTTGGTGGGATGGACCCAAATCATTACAAGGGCAAGCACACATATGTTCCTGTGACGCAGAAAGGCTATTGGCAGGTTGTTGGCtgtaaccttttcttttcttggagtTCTAAATATATGTCATctgtatttttcaattatttttctcattttgttgtATCATAATTCCTGTTCATAGTTCGACATGGGTGATGTCATTGTTGGTGATAAATCAACCGGTATGTTCTCTCTCAGTACCTGCACTTTTTATATAGAAACTCACATATACCAGGAGGGCAAAGCTCTGTTAATAAGATATATTGTATATATCTACAGCTACAATTATCCTTTTGTCGTTATATATATGTGCTCTCTTGCATATGATTTATACTACCTCTCATTATATGGTCTGATTACCTAAGGATACTGCTATTCAGGGTATTGTGCTGGTGGTTGTGCTGCAATTGCGGATTCCGGAACTTCCTTGCTGGCAGGTCCAACGGTATGGACAATACTTCAGCTTGTTGGATGTGTACTTGTTGATATCTTATTCAGTACAATTTGGTAGCTAACTGTTTAACTATCCTATTTTTTGCCATTGGGTTGAAGTTACGTTGATTGCCTAGAACAGAATGGATGAAAATGTAAAGCTATTAATGCTTTTTACCCAGTTGGTTTGAAGATTTAAAGATGAGTTCATTCTCTAGTGTTTTCTTGCCCCTGCTCTGGATATAACTTCTGATATGGATTCTGACTTTGAATTGTACTTTCATATGGTGGcttttaatgtgatttttttgtaatttttttaatgtacctGGAATATCTTGACAATGTTCATTTTTGTCATTTGACCTAGCAGTCTAATAGGCATCTAAGACTCTAAAGTTGGGGCATAgactttgaaaataataaattttgatacaAAGCATTTATAGGAAAAATGAGAATCTTCTATGATGGAGGTCCATGAttcttttgtcaattttcttgTGCATAAAATATTTCGGTGGtctctgttatttttttcaggCTATAATTACCATGATAAATCATGCCATTGGAGCCTCTGGAGTGGTTAGCCAGCAATGCAAGGCTGTAGTTTCGCAGTATGGGGAAGTCATTATGGATTTGCTACTGTCTGAGGTGATAATGGCCTTACTTGTATTTCAGATGTTTGATTTCTGAAACCCTGGCTGATAAAAATCTTATGTGAGAAAATGGGTGTAGTCAGCATCTATTTATGGATATGTTTGTGTTCCTTCCTATGTATTTACAGGTACAGCCAAAGAAGATCTGCTCTCAAATTGGACTCTGCACATTTGATGGAACCCGTGGCATAAGGTTGGGCTCTAAAGATGTTCTCTTCTTATGCTTATGCTTTCACAGTTTTACTGGGGGGCATAACTTTTTCTCCTGGATAATACCCCCTTCtactgctattattttttaataagtagAAGAAAATTCATGAAAGTAAACCCAATTTCATGGAAGCGAATTCTTGCCTCCATGCATGTTGCTGCTTTTGTTACAAGAAAGGTTTACTGTGTGTTGTGAATAGGCAGTTAACTTAGAGGTTTGTGATTTTGCTTAGCATGGGCATTCAAAGTGTGGTGGACAAGGGCAATGACAAGTCATCTGGTGTTCTTGGTGATGCTACGTGCTCTGCTTGTGAAATGGCAGTTTTCTGGATGCGAAGCCAGCTTCAGCAGAACCAGACACAAGATCGTGTATTGGACTATGCCAATCAGGTGAATTAAATGAATTTGTACTTTATCTATTAACCACtgcaaaaaattattgaacttCATCAATCAGGTGATACATGCATTGTTCCCTAATAATTGTTTGGGCCTTGTGGATATGCTTCTCATGCTGATACCTGTGATAATTTCACAGCTCTGTGAACGTGTTCCAAACCCGACAGGACAATCAGCTGTTGACTGTGGAAGTGTTCTTTCAATGCCTACAATTGCCTTCACCATTGGAGGCAAAGAGTTTGAGCTTGCCCCAGAGGAGGTATGGCAGCTGAACCCAGTCTTACCGTTCATGCTATCAAGGGatgtttcccttttttttcctatttcctTGAAATTATGCATTTTTAACTGATTTTGAAATGCACAAGTTGGTGAAATGCAACCATCTATTCATCTTAATAATGAGGTATCACTGATTGCAAAATTGTGATGTTTTGATTCATTGTTGCGAACATTCTTCCAAGGATTGCCACTTGTGCTAGGATGATAGTCTTTATGGACATTTTAACAGGACTGTATTAATGTGATTATATTTGGATGGATATCTATAGTATAAAAGTTTATATCTAGTAGTAACGGCTTATTGTCCAACAAAGGCCTCAGGTAGAATTTGGATACAGCCCACCTTTCCTCCATGGTTCATGCTCCTATTGAATATGCAACACAACTTACTATTACATGAATCAATGCCCCTCAAATGTGCTAAATATATCAAACGTGTATATTAATTCGTAGAACTGATGCCTCTTTCCTGCTTCATGATCAGTACATTCTCAAGGTTGGCCAAGGTTCAGCGGCCCAGTGCATCAGTGGCTTTACTGCTTTGGATATACCTCCTCCTCGTGGACCTCTTTggtatattattttcttgtctaACCTTAAGGATTCTAGAACTAGTTTTGCTTGCTTTATTACCTATCCATGCTCATAGATGGTCATAATGTTCCTTTAAATCTCACTTATTGATCTTTCACAATCCAGGATACTGGGAGATGTTTTCATGGGACGCTACCATACTGTCTTTGATTCTGGAAAGCTTAGAGTTGGATTTGCTGAGGCAGCGTAAAGGATTTGTCTTTGGGGTCCTTGTCTCACATTCCTCCCCTTTATCAACTAATATGTAATGTAGGGAGTCACAGGCGAATATGAAAGTGCTGGCCGCAGCTTTAAATAAGTAGTTTTTCTTGTAGATATTcgcttgcttgcttgcttcttTCCAGTTTAGTAGCAGAGATTGATGCAGTTGAAAGTGACATGAAGTGAATGTGGGTTTGAGTTCCGTATGCCTTccacacccccccccccccaaaaaaaaaaaaaaataataataatataataaataaataaaatccatgCAGTTATCTGAACTCCTGTCCAGGTTATTTCATAATCTATCCCAAGCATACAGGGCGAGGAATAAATGGCCTTAGACAGCGAGGTTAAATTTAAATCGATATATTTCCAGCAGGCTCATGTTAATGACTAATGCTTTTCTGGCATAATTGTAATATCTTAGATTTACAGGTCCATTGATTCGGAAAGTTTTAATCTGTTCAGGTTTAGGTTGGTATCAGACTCTGGCTTCCAGTCTTCGTTCTAATAATCTTTCTAGTTTTTCATCACGAGGgcaattgtttctattttttattttattcttgttttccAAGTTTCACCAGAGATGTTAAAGCATGAATATAGCTTTGTGGGGGCATGGAAAGTGAGTCTAGTTTATGGGAAATGCCACTCCATTATTGATAATAGATCCACTCAATAATGGcattgcaataaaataaaatggaacaaTCCACTTGAGAACTATCATAACCATCTGCATTATATGTTGATTTGGTATGAAGAAAGGTTTTGGTTTATGTTCATTTTGCCTGTGTTTGGTGACTAGACCGACTTGAAAAGGTGTTTGGGTTAATGGGTTATTACGGGTTAAGCTTGACTGGGTTAATATCAATTTTGGTCGAGTTATGAGTTTTCTAGGTGAAATAACAGGCTGGAtttggtttaataactatgatttgGTTTAATAATAACTATGGTTTAGTGTGGAGACAGCATGTTTTTGGTGTGTATAGAACTATCAGCTGGATTCTTGTCCTATGTCCGATCTCTTCCTCCATCAAGTTTCGAGTCTTGCTCGCTAAACATGTCACAAGAATTTCCATGTATTCGAGTCTTGTTTGCTCACCAAACACGTCTCATGAACTTCTGCAAAGAATAGGGATGAGCTCGCGTGTCCTTCAATGCTCTACCTGGCTTGCCGCTCCCAATCAAGCAAATCATGCCACGTTTCATTTAAACATATTGTCTGGTCACCAAACCACTCAGTGTCCGCACGCGTGCTGCCTCCCCAACTGCCAGTTCTGATGGTCCTTTTCTTGGTGGTTAAGCACGAAAGAAATTGGCAGGTGAGGGTGAAAGTGAGGTAAAAAGACAAGACAGGCATGCAAAACATGTTTCTTAACAGTAGAAAGCACTTCGTGTAGTTATCGGACAGTCCAAGAATGAAGACTAAGATCACCCTGTCAAAGAAACCACACTGCCTTGCTATGGTCAATTATTGatagaatcttttttttttttttgtttttttgatgatGCATGTTTAGTTTAATGATCAAAGGTAATTGCTCTACCAGATCTGGACAAATACATGTATATTCAATTCCTCGGTCAATGGTTGCTATGGCTAAAAGGCAATGGCACAACCCAACAACGGACAACAGGCATTGATGTAactcttgatttttataatgaaaaaccTGAAAGCATAAAAAATGTCATCCCACTCCTGGAAGGGCAGGTACGTAGCAACATGGTAGGTGAATGTCGCCATGGTTTTCAGTACCTTACAGCACGTTttctgaatttaattaatttaatttataaaagtaaattaaattcgAGTTAACCCATCTTATCTTCTCCGGTGAGTGTTGAGGCCTGCGATACCTTCATGTCATAATACACAGAATATATCTAAACAGCTCAGACAATTAGCTTTTTGTTTCATCTCCTAGCAGGAATTTTATTCTTTTGCTAgctttttctcactttttttccCGCCAAAAAGCACGGAATGATACTAAGACAGCCGCCGGCTGTCCTTGTCAGCACATAGAAATTGCACCTGTGATCTTTGCTATTACAGTGTTGGTTGCTCTCTCGACAACTATCACTCTGGCGCCAGCCAGCCCCTCTTAATCCCCTCTAGTTTTTTTCTGTTATAATCTTGTAATATACGCctcatccatttcttttccaataaaaaatacttgtgaTAGTAACAAGTATTAGAGATATATTAAACTAATCATATCGATAAGATATATCATCAATACTAGTTAAACTATTAGATTTGAACTCGTTGAGTTTCTTTTCATAATCTAattcaattcaagattttaataatatcaacTCACCCTCACCATTAATCTAGGAAATAAATCCTAGTAAGAGTTTATACATTCATGCATAAAATGCATATGATGGGTGAAAATCACACGAAAATGTTTTCCTTGCATGTGAAGGAAAGCAATCAAATTCTAACTTTGTGAGTTCCAGGTATGAATGGCATCATCGATCCTGAACAGCTACAACGTCTCTTCATGTATCCTTGCTGTGTAAGGATCTTTCACTCCACTTTATGAAACTTTAATTTACACCCATTATCCATTCATCAGAGCTAATTAAAATGAAGAGTTTGATCTTTACTTTGAGAAGAACACGTACGTTACACACATGCACAGACAACTCATGGGTCCCAAACCCTTTACCGAAAGCCAAAGTATAAGAGCTAAAAGGGAGAGATATAGTGAAGCCAAGGGATTGGTGGTTGGCACATGAAGAAAGCAACTTAATTGTTTGTGTTCCTTGGAAGGAACGTATGATGGATGCCATAAGAGTGCACAAAGCAAGGACTCGTCCTCCTAAAAGTATCCCCATAAAGAGAAAATCATAgccaatcaataatttatatatatatataataaagattttaattttagaggatataattcaattcatcatgtcttgagtttattttttagaggtCACCAATTTGAGTGCTTCAAACCTCTCTGGGTCATTGAAGGATTATATTGTCGTTAACTTCAAGGAtctcaaaaaattaatcaagatgtGTATAAATTAACCCGAACATCTACAATTactaaaaaagaggaaaaaaaaagaagacttgTAAAGATCAAATACCATAACCagctaattaataattaataaattgttcTAATATGTTCATATATAGTAAGAGAAAATTAGGGTTTGAGAGAATACATAATTAATGTGTGGTTTTTGGATCACATATGGTCCGGAATTCGATTtgaatactataaaaaaatcttaatctaaCCATAATAGTGAatgttttttcagatttttattcaaattatagcGACCAAaaccattatttaaaaaataaaagaaaaaaaaacttcacattTTAATATGAGAAACATCAATTAAACTCAAATCAATACCAGTATCATCAAGAATCATTAATTTTCAACAGCAACCATTTTGATCCAATAATAGATCCCTTCCATGCTCACTATCTTTGCTTATAAATGATTGCTAGCTGGAAGAATATTCCTTGACCAAATTAATTAGCATTGGATCCATGAACGTGGAGAGAGTCATTGCAAAATAAAACCCTAATTATATTGACTTTTACTGCAAATTAATTATGACACTCCaacttataattaatatttatctaGCTAGGTTCAAGGTATCAATAACATGACATTATTGGGGGTTTACCTTCTCATTGTCTATTACCATTAGAGAGGCTTCAATTTCAAATTAGTCAATAATTAATAATGGAGATTAAGCTTAAATGATCCACTGATCCATCCAACAACCTCTTATCGACCAATCAACCTCTCTCAAGAATAGAATATCCCGTGCATTTGTGCCATATCCATTGTATGATCCCACACTCTTTCACAAAGATGAAATTACCACAAATCATGCACGTTCTCACGTGGTGTCTCGTGAACAAAGCATAATGCGTAGCTAAGCTAAGCACAGCGTCAGGATTAAGCAATTAGCCTTCAAAAGCCGGCCAAAGCTTGCCACCCACCCACTTCTCGACACGTGGAAGCGTCttgtttagagagagagagaaacggCGGCCGCCCATTGGCCACAAAATAAATATGCTAAAATAAAGTTTAACGAAGAAAGCAATGTTTCTTGCATTAAAGCCAAACGTACAAACCAAACGCATAAACTAATGTTTGCATATGTGCtgagtgtgtgtgtatatatatagaatataaCTACCAATGCAAACAATTCAGCGAGCATAATACacattctttaaattttgtcaCACCCCCCACCTTTCTCTCCAAAATGGACTGGACTAGAGGCCAAATCATTGGCCATGGCTCCTCGGCCACCGTCTCGATGGCCAAGGCCAACCGGTCCGGTCAAGTCTTTGCAGTTAAGTCAGCTGAGCTATTGAAATCGGAGTCCCTTCAAAGAGAGCAAAGtattctttcaacattgaaGTGTCCACAAATTGTGGTGTACAAGGGGTGTGACATTACTAACGAGAATGGTAAGTTGTTCTATAATCTTTTCTTGGAGTACATATCCGGTGGCACGCTTATCGATGCAATTCGGGAGGGTGGAGGCTGTCTCGAAGAGGCTATGATCAGATTGTATGCCCGGACGATTTTGCTTGGCCTTGAGTACCTTCATTGTAATGGTATAGTGCATTGTGACATCAAGGGTCATAATATTTTGGTCACCGGTGATGGAGCAAAAATTGCTGACTTGGGTTGTGCTAAGCGCGTTGATGAGGCGTCGGGGGATATTGATTTGAAAACGACAGCGCCAATTGCAGGCACTCCCCTTTACATGGCACCTGAGGTGGCGCGTGGGGAGCACCAAGGGTTCCCTGCTGATATCTGGTCTGTCGGGTGCACCGTTGTTGAGATGGCTACCGGACAAGCTCCATGGGTGAATGTCTCAGACCCAGTTTCAGCCCTTTACCAAATTGGGTTTTCAGGCAACGTGCCCGAGATTCCAAGCTTCATGTCTAAGCAAGCCAAGGACTTTTTGAGCAAGTGCCTGAAGAGGGACCCAGGAGAAAGGTGGTCAGCCAGTGAACTGCTTAAGCATGATTTCATTACCGAGGAGCCAAACTCTGCTTTGAAGGAGATTACTAGCAGCACAAATGTGGACACTCCAACATGTGTACTGGATCAAGTCTTATGGGACTCGATAGAGGAGTTAGAGACAACTTGGGATTTGTCCCATGAAAGCCCTTCGATCTCTCCAGTTGAAAGAATCAAGCAATTGACTGACGGCAACGGAGAAGTGCCCAATTGGTCATGGGATGATACTTGGATCACAGTAAGAAGCAACGAACAAGAAATGGTTCCCTGTAGTGAGGATTATGACTTAGCAAATGCCAATGGCCACATCGGCCATAGTAGGGCGGAGATAGCTTGGGCTAGCATGGAATATGACTCTGTCTTTTTTCTTGATGAACTCACGTATATTAGTGGGAATAACACTAGCAGTAGTGACAGTTGTGGCGATGGTAGCAggcataaaatattattgatgccTTGTGAATGTAGAGAAGGTTCTTCATGTGGCAGTTCAAATTTTTTGAAGGAAATAAACTTCTGTTTTCTACATGGCAATGCTTGCACATGgttgtttaaaaatacatatttcctCATAAATCACAGTTGTTAAATTATTAtaccaataacaaaaaaaaaaaaaaatgttgatgtaATGAAAAGGACATTGACATAGGCTATTTCCAACTAAGAACTTATTTAACCAAGTCCGAGTGAATTGAAatagtttaattgatttgtaaaattgATTATACCATTAATTATTGTAAATTGATTAGtgattattattgtaaattttaaGCTATCTCTTTCCCATAAGCAAATTGGAACACCATTGACATTTGTCACAGCCCACCATGAAAAGCTAGCTAATTAGCCCTTTTCAATGCATTAATTCTCTTGTTTTTCCCAGCTATGAAGCTTCATTTCCAACTTAGCACAGCGGTGTCCAAAcagttttgttaaattttgaatgtttttttactgtaaattattaaaataaattttaaaagtaaaaaaatattattttaatatatttttaaataaaaatattttaaaaaacaatataagcaATGAAGTTATTTTTAGGTGTGTAGCACTTGGGAATCATATTAATTGACCAGTACCCTTGGATGTCCATCATTCGAACAAATAaaatgcattgcttgtagaagtCATGCACCTTATTGCCTGTCTAGTGAGAATGATAATGACAAGTCATTGATTGATTCTGTTTTTGATTCCTAAATTTCCCTGCCTTATTATGCtcattttgttgatgattttggtaatgcggtttaatttgttttttttttttttaaatgcttttcaATTTGAGGCCTGtattcttcttgttctttgctGCACCAAGCATGGCAAGTTTAGCTAGAACTCCATTTCTGGAGCTCTTGATACTGCATCAAAGATGATGTCCTTTCTTTGTGTGTTCCAAATCATGTCTCTGGTAAGCTACGTTCAAAACTAGGGCTGTGGCAAAACTATATTTGTTCTGTGTGACGAAAAGTTTGCTTCATATCTAATTAATGATTCTCTATCTAATTAATCAATTCTTAAATCATTGAGAAAATTCAAGGTTGCGTTACACTCCTGGCATCCGTTTCTGCTGAATATGCAAAGGAGGTTAAAGGTCCTATAGCATCAGCACAGATGCTTGTTTTATCTGCACTATCGGTTCCGATCTTCCTTGGATTGATGGTACTCGCCGTAATAAACACTGATAGGGATCTCCGTGAAAACGATCCTGCGCTCCATTGTAAATACTGATAATTTTTCCagtatttcaaaaacaataacttcAGGTTAAATTAATCATAGTCAATTGTAAACACAAATCATAATTACAGATCAAAGTTCGAGTCTCACTTTTGTCAATTCATCACTGGCCTCAAAAAAAGTTAGCCCGACTCACCAGGACAAATATTCAGAAACAAGAGAATATCAGCAGTATTTGTTCTCTTTAACAAAAATCCATGTTGGGAAAAAAACATACCAGAATTTCTGCTGACAAAATACATCCCTTCTTTTTCAGCGTCAAGCTCTACATTTGAATTGAACTTGACACAAAATGAGAACCTATTTTTACACTCCTTTTCTCTGCTTTTCAATTTGTCTTTTTCTCCACACTTACAGGCTTACAACAATGCATGGATGGCAATTAAACCCGAACTATGAAACCCATCAAGAAAATCCCCAGTGATAGtatgagaaacaaaaaaaaagaaactgagGATAAAAAGGTTATTTGACAAGTGGGGCTCAGTTCTTCAAGTATTCTTCTTGCTAGTTGAACGTGAAAATCTCAAGTCCAGAGATTGCAACTGGCTCCTTAGGTTCTGGTTCTCTTCAAGCAAACGATCATACTCAAGAAGGAACCCTTCAGATTGCTTACTTAGAGCAACTGCATTGGCTTCTGATGTATTTACCTCTTTTGTCTTGATTTCCAATTCAGATTCCAGCTGCTTAAGTTTTTCTCGCAGCGTGGATGCCTCTGCTTCTAATGCTTTGGTCTCCTCAACCTTCCCATCCTCAAAACTTcgattttgtttctttacatCCTCCATGGTCTTCCTCCTCACACGGAGTTCTCTAATATAATGGTGCAGTCGGTCTATCATTAGTCCAAGAAAAAGGACAGAACCTGCACAAAGTTATCTCAAGTTTATACaaattgaagtgaaaaaaaGGTCTCTAGAAACAAGGAATTCTCAAAAGTAAATTGCCTGGTCTAGAAGATGTAATATTTCAAAGTACTCTTGCATATATATGATTCAGGATGTTCTAAGTTTGACATCTCAAGGGAACCATGGGTCTGCAGGGCATGACACATGCATAGAAAGGTACGATATCATTGCTTCACTATATAGAAGTActataatgagaaacaaatcacCATGTATTGCTCTTTATTTAAAGTTTCCTAGTCACggcattcttcttcttctttttgtaaaGGAAAAGCACATTTGTTCCACCTTATGGCATTACTATAGTATCAAGGCAGAGTTCAATCATCTATAACTTGAAAAAGCAGAGGAACATGTGAAGACATCAAGGCCATTCAAGATGATTTTCCTCCATCAACTGTCTTTAAGAGCTTGATCACAGCAATAAAGAAAGAATCACTAAATTGAAAGGCATTGATGCCATTCAAAATGATTTTCCTCCATCACATAAGTGTCACATGCTGTCTTTAAGAGCTTGATCacaacaataaagaaagaatcA
This is a stretch of genomic DNA from Populus alba chromosome 11, ASM523922v2, whole genome shotgun sequence. It encodes these proteins:
- the LOC118061371 gene encoding aspartic proteinase, with the translated sequence MVVNLKAIGGFVLLSFFLFAVVLSESNDGLLRIGLKKVKFDKNNRIAARLDSQEALRASIRKYNLLGNLGESEDTDIVALKNYFDAQYYGEIGVGTPPQKFTVIFDTGSSNLWVPSSKCYLSVACYFHSKYNSGKSSSYKKNGKSAEIQYGSGSISGFFSIDAVEVGNLVVKDQEFIEATKEPSITFLVGKFDGILGLGFKEIAVGGAVPVWDNMIKQGLIKEPVFSFWLNRNADDEEGGEIVFGGMDPNHYKGKHTYVPVTQKGYWQFDMGDVIVGDKSTGYCAGGCAAIADSGTSLLAGPTAIITMINHAIGASGVVSQQCKAVVSQYGEVIMDLLLSEVQPKKICSQIGLCTFDGTRGISMGIQSVVDKGNDKSSGVLGDATCSACEMAVFWMRSQLQQNQTQDRVLDYANQLCERVPNPTGQSAVDCGSVLSMPTIAFTIGGKEFELAPEEYILKVGQGSAAQCISGFTALDIPPPRGPLWILGDVFMGRYHTVFDSGKLRVGFAEAA
- the LOC118061373 gene encoding uncharacterized protein → MIQLLFTLIFSEMAMILLFVFKTPLRKLLIMSLDRIKRGRGPVMVKTVAGTVFVVLMSSVYSMVKIQKRWIDDGGAVNPTDQVLLGKHLLEATLMGSVLFLGLMIDRLHHYIRELRVRRKTMEDVKKQNRSFEDGKVEETKALEAEASTLREKLKQLESELEIKTKEVNTSEANAVALSKQSEGFLLEYDRLLEENQNLRSQLQSLDLRFSRSTSKKNT
- the LOC118061372 gene encoding mitogen-activated protein kinase kinase kinase 18 yields the protein MDWTRGQIIGHGSSATVSMAKANRSGQVFAVKSAELLKSESLQREQSILSTLKCPQIVVYKGCDITNENGKLFYNLFLEYISGGTLIDAIREGGGCLEEAMIRLYARTILLGLEYLHCNGIVHCDIKGHNILVTGDGAKIADLGCAKRVDEASGDIDLKTTAPIAGTPLYMAPEVARGEHQGFPADIWSVGCTVVEMATGQAPWVNVSDPVSALYQIGFSGNVPEIPSFMSKQAKDFLSKCLKRDPGERWSASELLKHDFITEEPNSALKEITSSTNVDTPTCVLDQVLWDSIEELETTWDLSHESPSISPVERIKQLTDGNGEVPNWSWDDTWITVRSNEQEMVPCSEDYDLANANGHIGHSRAEIAWASMEYDSVFFLDELTYISGNNTSSSDSCGDGSRHKILLMPCECREGSSCGSSNFLKEINFCFLHGNACTWLFKNTYFLINHSC